A section of the Malus sylvestris chromosome 17, drMalSylv7.2, whole genome shotgun sequence genome encodes:
- the LOC126611222 gene encoding ABC transporter B family member 19: MAETAAEAKTLPEAEKKKEQSLPFFQLFSFADKYDWMLMIFGSLGAVVHGSSMPLFFLMFGEMVNGFGENQMNLQKMTAEVAKYALYFVYLGLIVCVTSYAEIACWMYTGERQVSTLRKKYLEAVLKQDVGFFDTDARTGDIVFSISTDTLLVQDAISEKVGNFIHYLSTFLAGLVVGFVSAWRLALLSIAVIPGIVFAGGLYAYTLTGLTSKSRQSYANAGIVADQAIAQVRTVYSYVGESKALNSYSDAIQNTLQLGYKAGMAKGLGLGCTYGIACMSWALVYWYAGVFIRNGQTDGGKAFTAIFSAIVGGISLGQSFSNLGAFSKGKSAGYKLMEIIKQKPTIVQDPLEGKCLSDVSGNIEFKEVTFSYPSRPDVIIFRNFSIFFPAGKTVAVVGGSGSGKSTVVSLIERFYDPNQGQVLIDSVDIKTLQLKWLRDQIGLVNQEPALFATTILENILYGKPDATMEDVEVAASSANAHSFITLLPKGYNTQVGERGVQLSGGQKQRIAIARAMLKNPKILLLDEATSALDASSESIVQEALDRLMVGRTTVIVAHRLSTIRNVDSIAVIQQGQVVETGTHEELIAKAGAYASLIRFQEMVGNRDFRNPSTRCSRSSRLSHSLSTKSLSLRSGSLRNLSYSYSTGADGRIEMISNAETDRKTRAPKNYFFRLLKLNAPEWPYSIMAAIGSLLSGFIGPTFAILMGNMIEVFYYRNPASMERKTKEYVFMYVGVGLYAVVAYLIQHYFFSIMGENLTTRVRRMMLAAILRNEVGWFDEEEHNSNLLTAKLATDAADVKSAVSERISVILQNMTSLLTSFIVAFIVEWRVSLLILATFPLLVLANFAQQLSLKGFAGDTAKAHAKTSMIAGEGVSNIRTVAAFNAQNKILSLFCHELRLPLLGSLRRSQTAGVLFGLSQFALHASEALILWYGAHLVSKGVSTFSKVIKVFIVLVVTANSVAETVSLAPEIIRGGEAVGSVFSILDRQTRIDPDDPEAEVVESVRGEIELRHVDFAYPSRPDIMVFKDFSLRIRTGHSQALVGASGSGKSSVIALIERFYDPLVGKVMIDGKDIRRLNLKSLRLKIGLVQQEPALFAASIFENIAYGKEGATEAEVIEAARTANVHGFVSGLPDGYKTPVGERGVQLSGGQKQRIAIARAVLKDPRILLLDEATSALDAESECVLQEALERLMKGRTTVLVAHRLSTIRGVDSIGVVQDGRIVEHGSHSELVSRPDGAYSRLLQLQNHHV; the protein is encoded by the exons ATGGCGGAGACAGCGGCGGAGGCGAAGACATTGCCGGaggcggagaagaagaaggagcagAGCCTGCCGTTTTTCCAGCTCTTCTCCTTTGCAGACAAGTACGATTGGATGCTCATGATCTTCGGAAGCTTGGGCGCCGTCGTGCACGGCTCCTCCATGCCGCTGTTCTTCCTCATGTTCGGCGAAATGGTTAACGGGTTCGGAGAAAACCAAATGAATTTGCAGAAAATGACCGCCGAAGTAGCAAAG TACGCTTTGTACTTTGTGTATCTCGGTCTCATAGTATGCGTAACATCCTACGCAG AAATTGCATGCTGGATGTACACCGGCGAGAGGCAGGTGAGCACGCTGAGGAAGAAGTATCTGGAGGCGGTGCTGAAACAGGACGTCGGCTTCTTCGACACGGACGCCAGAACTGGGGACATTGTCTTCAGTATCTCGACGGACACTCTTCTGGTCCAAGATGCCATCAGCGAGAAG gTGGGGAACTTCATACACTATCTATCTACATTTCTGGCAGGCCTGGTGGTAGGGTTTGTATCAGCATGGAGGCTGGCGCTGCTGAGTATTGCCGTGATTCCCGGAATAGTTTTTGCCGGCGGCTTATATGCCTATACACTCACCGGCCTCACGTCCAAGAGTCGCCAGTCGTATGCAAATGCAGGGATAGTGGCTGATCAG GCCATTGCGCAAGTTCGGACAGTTTATTCCTATGTTGGTGAAAGCAAGGCCCTCAATTCGTATTCGGATGCCATACAGAACACTTTGCAGCTTGGTTACAAGGCCGGAATGGCCAAAGGTCTTGGCCTAGGGTGCACCTACGGCATTGCTTGTATGTCATGGGCACTTGTTTACTGGTACGCTGGTGTGTTTATCCGAAATGGGCAGACTGATGGAGGGAAAGCGTTCACTGCCATTTTCTCAGCCATTGTTGGTGGCAT AAGCTTGGGTCAGTCATTTTCGAACCTTGGGGCCTTTAGCAAAGGTAAATCAGCTGGATACAAGTTGATGGAGATAATTAAGCAAAAGCCAACCATAGTTCAAGACCCCTTGGAAGGAAAGTGCTTATCGGATGTTAGTGGTAATATAGAATTCAAGGAAGTAACCTTCAGCTACCCTTCGAGGCCAGATGTTATTATCTTCCGAAATTTTTCAATCTTCTTTCCAGCCGGGAAGACTGTCGCTGTTGTTGGTGGTAGTGGTTCAGGGAAGAGCACTGTTGTCTCTCTAATCGAAAGGTTCTACGATCCTAACCAGG GGCAGGTTTTGATCGATAGCGTGGACATAAAAACGCTGCAATTGAAATGGTTGCGCGATCAGATTGGGCTGGTAAACCAGGAACCGGCACTCTTTGCAACTACGATACTCGAGAACATTCTCTATGGAAAGCCCGACGCAACAATGGAAGACGTGGAAGTTGCGGCCTCCTCAGCGAATGCTCACAGTTTCATCACCTTGCTTCCAAAGGGATATAACACTCAG GTAGGAGAGCGAGGAGTTCAACTCTCTGGTGGTCAAAAGCAGAGGATTGCAATTGCCAGAGCTATGTTGAAAAATCCAAAGATCCTCCTCCTTGACGAAGCTACCAGCGCCCTGGATGCAAGCTCAGAGAGCATTGTTCAAGAAGCTCTGGATCGTCTCATGGTCGGAAGGACAACTGTTATTGTGGCACATCGCCTTTCCACTATTAGAAATGTTGATAGCATTGCAGTTATACAACAAGGCCAAGTTGTCGAGACAGGTACACATGAAGAACTGATTGCTAAAGCAGGGGCATATGCTTCTCTAATTCGATTCCAAGAGATGGTTGGGAACAGAGACTTCAGGAACCCATCGACTCGCTGCTCTCGTTCATCACGTCTAAGCCACTCATTGTCAACGAAGTCTTTAAGCCTCCGGTCTGGCAGCTTAAGGAACCTGAGCTATTCGTACAGTACGGGTGCTGATGGGCGGATAGAGATGATTTCAAATGCTGAAACAGACAGGAAAACTCGAGCTCCTAAGAACTATTTCTTCCGGCTTCTGAAGCTAAACGCTCCCGAATGGCCCTATTCAATAATGGCCGCTATAGGATCACTACTCTCCGGGTTTATCGGTCCAACATTTGCTATTCTAATGGGCAACATGATTGAGGTTTTCTACTATAGAAATCCTGCCTCAATGGAAAGGAAGACAAAGGAATATGTTTTCATGTACGTTGGAGTGGGACTATACGCAGTGGTTGCGTATTTGATACAGCATTACTTCTTCAGCATCATGGGAGAGAACCTCACTACTAGAGTGAGAAGGATGATGCTTGCAG CAATCTTGAGGAATGAAGTTGGATGGTTTGATGAGGAGGAGCACAACTCTAACCTTCTAACAGCTAAATTGGCGACGGATGCTGCTGATGTGAAATCAGCTGTTTCTGAGAGGATATCTGTGATATTGCAGAACATGACCTCACTCCTCACTTCATTCATTGTTGCCTTCATAGTGGAATGGAGAGTCTCCCTGCTCATTTTAGCAACCTTCCCTCTTCTGGTGCTAGCCAACTTTGCTCAG CAACTTTCTTTGAAGGGCTTTGCTGGAGACACAGCCAAGGCTCATGCAAAGACGAGCATGATTGCTGGGGAGGGAGTGAGCAACATTCGGACAGTCGCCGCCTTCAATGCCCAAAACAAGATCCTATCTCTGTTCTGCCACGAGCTCCGTCTCCCACTGCTGGGAAGCCTCCGCCGCAGCCAAACTGCTGGCGTCCTATTTGGCCTCTCTCAGTTTGCTCTCCATGCCTCtgaagctctcattttgtggtATGGTGCCCACCTCGTTAGCAAAGGTGTCTCCACCTTCTCGAAAGTTATTAAGGTTTTCATTGTCCTTGTTGTAACGGCGAATTCAGTTGCTGAAACTGTCAGCCTTGCCCCGGAGATTATCAGGGGCGGTGAAGCAGTTGGTTCGGTATTTTCAATCCTTGATCGTCAAACAAGGATTGACCCGGATGATCCTGAGGCTGAGGTGGTTGAATCAGTTCGCGGAGAAATTGAACTTAGGCATGTTGATTTTGCATATCCATCGCGACCTGATATCATGGTGTTCAAAGATTTTAGTCTCAGAATCCGTACTGGCCACAGCCAAGCGCTTGTCGGAGCTAGTGGTTCGGGAAAGAGTTCTGTGATTGCATTGATCGAGCGATTTTATGATCCATTAGTTGGGAAAGTAATGATCGATGGCAAGGACATCCGCCGGTTGAACTTGAAGTCTCTTCGGTTGAAAATTGGACTGGTGCAACAAGAACCAGCCCTGTTTGCAGCAAGCATCTTTGAAAACATTGCCTACGGCAAAGAAGGCGCAACCGAAGCAGAAGTAATCGAAGCTGCACGTACTGCTAACGTGCATGGTTTCGTTAGCGGATTGCCTGATGGATACAAAACCCCGGTTGGGGAGCGAGGAGTTCAGCTCTCTGGCGGACAGAAACAAAGAATTGCAATAGCAAGGGCGGTGCTCAAGGACCCTAGAATACTCTTGCTAGATGAGGCCACAAGTGCACTTGATGCTGAATCAGAATGTGTGTTGCAAGAAGCACTTGAGAGGCTAATGAAGGGCCGCACCACCGTGCTAGTTGCCCACCGTTTATCGACAATTAGAGGGGTGGACAGCATTGGCGTGGTGCAAGACGGACGCATTGTGGAACACGGCAGCCATTCGGAACTAGTGAGCCGCCCCGACGGAGCTTACTCAAGGCTGTTGCAGCTGCAAAATCATCACGTATGA